One Misgurnus anguillicaudatus chromosome 19, ASM2758022v2, whole genome shotgun sequence genomic region harbors:
- the LOC141351242 gene encoding uncharacterized protein has product MDTYTLFKGPKRVTLKDEDMTTDKIGRIFQVCSSSVYITDDSNVAVFAGESGFFSSVDLVTRGHYKVHGDSAEVQSPDSNRPVAGSGSVRFAFQRPSAAAGFASQAFLSAPRASMSKPFQRNVFLSDLVGGKWTPQKTVAIRFHEHEASVPGILVKVQDAIGSEDGLILTDGQGNEIVDTEGTKGSSYWKQNSRKVFAVREQQFLEMRSKKRRVR; this is encoded by the exons ATGGATACATACACGCTTTTCAAGGGTCCTAAGAGGGTAACTTTAAAAGACGAAGACATGACAACTGATAAAATTGGCCGTATATTTCAG GTGTGTAGTTCCAGTGTTTACATAACTGATGATAGCAACGTCGCTGTCTTCGCTGGAGAGAGTGGATTTTTTAGTAGTGTCGATCTTGTTACAAGAGGACACTACAAAGTTCACGGAGATTCTGCCGAGGTGCAATCACCGGACTCAAATAGACCCGTTGCTGGATCTGGGTCTGTGCGCTTTGCATTTCAACGACCCAGTGCGGCTGCTGGTTTTGCTTCGCAGGCATTTTTGTCTGCGCCGCGGGCCAGTATGTCAAAACCTTTTCAACG GaatgtttttctttctgatCTGGTTGGTGGAAAATGGACACCTCAGAAGACTGTGGCGATCCGTTTTCATGAACATGAGGCATCAGTTCCTGGCATCTTGGTAAAAGTCCAAGATGCCATTGGGTCAGAAGATGGTTTGATTTTGACTGATGGCCAGGGGAATGAGATTGTAGATACAGAGGGAACAAAAG GATCAAGTTACTGGAAACAAAACTCTAGAAAGGTTTTTGCTGTGCGTGAACAACAGTTCTTGGAAATGAGATCCAAGAAGAGAAGAGTAAGGTAA